In the genome of Daucus carota subsp. sativus chromosome 9, DH1 v3.0, whole genome shotgun sequence, the window atatattattttgtgtgtatatattgggTGTTTCTCTACTAGACTGAGTgcgactctctctctctctctctctctctctctctctctctctatatatatatatatatatatatatatatatatatatatatatatatatatatatatatatatatatgttttgatgaTCAAAGAATACAGTCTACACATACCTTCAAACATGTCTAGGTCAAAATATTGTCCACACAACTGTACTGCTTCATCTAAAGACCTTGAACATTGGTTGCTCAACGACGACTGCCTTTCCAGCATTCTAAGCTCTCTGTTCAGCTCTGCAGATTCTTTTCCAACCTAACAATGACAACTTTTTTAGAAATTATACATAAATGCAGTCCAAAATAATACACTGACAGCCTATGAAATACTTATTTACCAAAACAAGCCTTTTCCTCAAGGAGTTTAACTGCAAATCCAGCTCTGTGTCATCAGTGACATCAACATCCATAGCTACTTCACCAGTTGATTCATTCTACGAAAACAATAAACAAAATCATACTATATGAGTAAAACAACTACAGATAGATTTCTGGTCTACTATTATTATTTCCGTCCGATACAACAGAAGAAAAGGTTAactatcttgaatatgtaaagAAGGCGGAAGATCTTAAAGCCAACATTTCATCACAAAGAATACATTTCATATATGCCAAACTTAACAAAACCAGATGGTTGTAATCTTAACGACAGTAACAAAAATCAATTTGTAGGAGAAATGCAATTAAACAAGTTAATTCACATTTATATGCTGAGGGAAGTTCAACTTTACTGTATACTCTGTTAATTTTTAATGATactatcttattataattttttcaaaaagaaaacacaTCCTAACCCCCTGTGTCAAAATATATTCCAACCCCTTGTGTCTAGGTCCCATTACAGCATAaagggcttaccaggatcatattctaacattccccctcactcgaaagcCCATTTTATGGGTCGAGTGCCTTCGTGTCCTTAATAATttctgagaatattgggggtcacAGGGAGTCGAACTCAAATCTCCCGCGagcctaagctctgataccatgttaagtgaccaattctcctaaaacctcaaggtgttaggaggagggcttaccaggatcatatctAACAAGAACCCCACAAGTTATTCAGAAATAAGGCACCACACACAACTTACACTCCTtgcaatagaaaaaaaaatacctaAGTCTAAACAAAACGATTACTCCAGAGTAACCAATCAATATGTTACTCATTAAAACCCTGACAAACCAATCTTCTGCCATAGACAACAATCTTAACTCATAGAAAAACTGCGAAATGACATACTTGAACATGATGAAGGCAGTAGGTAGATTCAAAAAGCAACACAGACTATGCTACGACTTATGTTACCTGAACTCCAGATCGGTTTCTTAGTTTTTGCACATTTTAggattttcatttaaaaaatttgacacAATCATGGAGGCTACGACAGCAAAATCCTAGTCATAAAGAGTATGAAGAAACATACAGATATCTAAATGTGCAACAGTGCACCAGAAAATATAAATTCCTCTGTGCACTCTCCTACACGTATACCGGTATATCAACAATTAGATTCTGAAGCAATTTGTGATGCATTCTTTTACTACACAGCCACGTCAGGTGTTCCAGGAAACGACTACAACAGAAGATTAAAGCACTAGAAACAAAGGAGGTGGGCAACACAAGTCAGCCATTGAAGCTCAAGGATAAAACAGACTTTCTACTTAAAGAGTCAGGTGCAGGGCACATACTGGGAGTATAAGGTGTTAGCGTTAGCCAAACTGTGGATCTCATCTCTGAATATTGTAATCTATAGCTGATAGGAGTGCGCAGGCATCTTAAAAGCCAGATTATCTTTCATTATAGTATGAATTATCATTTGATGGTTTATATACGTGTTTTGCTTGAGTTGAGTTGGTTGATTGACATAATAAGAATTGTTAGTTAATAACACAACTGAAGTGTATACATCACCATTCACCACCGATGTATACATCATTACATATATTTGAGCTAAGACTTATAAAAACATAACCATAGAGCACAACACTACGAAAATTGCATTAGTTTTGCATAAAGTTCCAGGCTGGCATTTAAAAAGATGCACAAACTTAATTACTGCAACACACAACACTTCTTCCATCCACATGATTCAAACCAACAAACGAATCAGCAAgactataaacaaaaaaaaaaaagcataaaATCCATAACACTTAAATCACAAAACAACTCACATTTGCGGGCAGCGTGAATCCTAGAGGAACAGCGAAACAATGGCGCAAACAATACTTTTCCCACATAGTTAACGGCCTATCCAAAGCCGAATGAATCCTGTTCTGTAAATAAACTACACCCTAAAAATCAAAGCAAACACCCATGAGAACTTATAACTCCCAACAAAAAAAGGgaaagaaaaagagaagaaCACTTGCCCCGTACAGCTAATTAACATCGAAAGCAGTAAAAAGTAGAAAAAAGAAGAGAATTTGAAGTAAAATCTCACCTTCTTCAGCTCATCTGCTCTATCAGTGCCCTCAATTTTGAGTCCAGTTGAAGCCTCCCTAAACATATTTAtcgagaaaatgcaaattagacATAAAAATAGGCAACATTGTGTTGAAAgtgtttgtgtgtttgtgtgtgagtgagagagggagggagagggagagagagagagagggagagggagagagagaggggggagagagagagagagactgatGAAAGCAATGGAAGGCGCCATCGACTAAATCGTCGAGTCGATTGAAAATCTCGTTGAGAAAGAGTTGGGGATTGAGGTTGAGAGAATCAAAGATGGCTTCGCTTTCACTGCCTTCCATGCTTTCCCAATTATGTGTTTGTTTGCCGCCTCTCAATTCAAATTAACACTGCCATTCACCCGGAATCACTCGTGTTATTCACAGTTTCACTAATACTCCAAACACTTTCACTAGTGTTCCTGTATttgtttttgcaatttttttctgTTCTGTGTTTTGTACACTTGCAGCATTTTCTTAGAAACACTATTCACTGtttaagaaatttttaattaaaaagctcccaatattataatttgaattaaaatatcctAATATCACAATTAAAAAAATGACCCTTTAACTTCAATTGATCGCTGTCATAATCTTGAAAAAATGGGTATACGGGATGAAGTGGTGTTCTACATaaaaaaacaacttaaaatatcATCTTGcatccaaaaatatatttaaatagctTTTCGAACTTAAAAATTAAGTAACACAGGATAAAGGGACCGTTTGGGTgatcttaaaataagtgcttcttgcttaaaataaaaaagcgaagtagaagttagaagttagttaagacttataagtagtgtttgggaaaaaaatagaagtcatgaaacaaaaaccaggaatcgtagctttttataagtgcttctcgactttttacacaaacggtacgaataagtgcttataacttaaaaGTCCAGAAGCGGGGCTTTTAAGCTCCGCCAAACACCCACAAAGTAATGTTTTGTATTCGAATTTATGTATGATCTGTGGTACTATATAATTGCTAACTGCTGGCACAGATCTCTCTGTATTCAATAAACTGTGGTGGTCCAATTCTGTGTCTTTTTTTAATGGGAAAGAGTGTTCGAGGTGAGGATGATACGGAGACGAAGTTAAGAAGGTATTGAGCTAGTTCGACGCTATGGAGATGGCAAAATTGATTTATCAGAGCTCGGATCCATTTTACAGGCATTTGAGCGTATAATGTCGGAAATCGACACTGATGGCGATGGAGTCATTGATCTCAAGGAGTACGTTCTCGGATTTTCACCTTGGCGGCTCTGATTAGTACATCAACTCTTAATTAGCCGACTTGGAAGCCTAACAAATTTTGATTCCATAAACAATACTAATATCCTCGGGGATCGGTTCTCGCCCAAAGTCAGAGTAACCAAACTATCCAGATATGTAGGTAAAACTTGTTAATGTAAAACCAAgcaagtaaaataaaaaagagaaaGGCGAGGGTTATTTAAACTGAATATATTGTTTGCAGTTGAGAAATGAAGTTCAATCTTATAACTATAATGATCTCTATGACCTCTGATTCTTTAAAAGCAAAACGgatgactatatatatagaacAAGACTCTATATAGAACAGCCCACCCGAACATAATCAGAACCATGTACCACTTTTTTGATTCTTTGCTACTTATTGCGAGTGATTCTAGAATTGCGGTCCCAGTATTTTGTCCTCCGGGATTTTGTCCAAAAACATCTGTCGTCTGAAACTGGTTCATCAAAGACCCCTGATAAGGATATGTCATTGTTGAAATTTTGTTCATCCATACCCAGTATGGAGGGATGTCGTCGCTGTTCAGGAAGTAGCCGCAAAATAGGAAAAAAAGAGCAGTGAATGCAATGACTGCTGCGTAGCCCATTATGTAGTTTGGCACTACTGAGCTCACAAACACAACGAATGAGTTGGTGGAGAGGAGAGACATGTAGAGTACTATGAAaaagtagtactccctccgtccccctgagttgtatacattgggggacggggacgcggcacggactttaatgctcctgtagagtgtagttgtgtaatttatttttaaaattttctttttctgaattaaagtttggatgttatatttttattcagaaaaataaaatctcaaaaataagttacggaactatattttataagagcattgaaatgcgtgtcgagcagttgaaaagaaacgtatacaattaaatgggacagagggagtacaactCTCCTCGAAGGCCTAATGGGAACCAGACGATTCCAGCGTATAGACGCCAGCCTGAATTGCTTGAAAAGGAAGGTATGTGATGACTCCAGCAATGGTGTATGAAGAGGCTCTGTAGGCATTATGAGAAGTTTCGCGGACAAAAATGAAGCGTTCTTGGATAAAAGCAGGGACAGCGTCGTTGgaagagaaaaagaagaaacaGACGGTGAAAATGAAGAAACTTAGGCGATTAATTTGTGATTCCGTGGAGATTACTTTTAGGATGAAGGAATAAAGTAGCCATCAGAATGCCCGTGACAGTAAGAACCAACAGTCTAGAAAGAAAGAGCTCAGGTGTGCGTCTAATGTTTATAAAGTTGCGGCGCATTAAAACCCATGTCTCAGATAAAAACGAATTTGCAAATTTCGGGGCCAAGATATTGGTGCTTCATGTTTGCAGGTGCCACATTGGGGGTTCGGTAGTCATTTTCGTCTACGGTATAGTCAATGCTATGTGGATTTCACTTGTGTATGTGTAGTAGCTTGGAGATGAACTGTGgaccaaaaaaaacaaaaattaagtcGGTTCTGCTTGTAAGACTAGAATGATGTtgtgaaattaattaaatatgtacTTACCTCATGGGATTTTGTGCTTTACTGTCGTGACGTTGCTTGGGAGTAAATTTTAGCGTTCGGATGATTCCACTCTGGCTTGCACTCCATGATCTTGATTGATTCCAGGGACTCTTCAGACTATTCATCCTCATTTTGTGTTTTCGGTTGTGACCGTTTCCCGGAGGAGCCCTTGCCCTGATTGCGCGGTGGTGTGGGCGAGGGGAGCACTGTGGTAATCGACATCTCCTCGTCTGTCAGGATCGGGGGCTTCATGCCTGTTAAAGCAAAGTCAGCCAGTGCCTCAACTCCATGGTCAGACTGATCATATTCTTGTAACCCATAACACTATCTTATTTAGTCATTTTTGGAACCTCGAGTGCTTTGTCATTGCATTCTCTGCTTTCTGGTTTCAGAGTTAGTTGCTTCTGAATTTAGATGCTGCAATAGACATTAGACAACATGTCATCATCTGTAGTGAGATTAGGATTTTTGAACACCGTCCTAACAATGACTTTCATGTGATAAAGTCAATTGTGACATTGTTGTTTTCTGTTATGTTGGTGTCATTTCGATCGCTTGGAAGAtctttcatttcatttttattgttaagaatttttaaattttatgtgtcaaacgatcaggaaacaaattAGCTAATTAgttttagtatgttatttgtttttcagATCAGTTGGGAGTTTGTCCCGactgtatattattttttgattaaatgaaattgttttattttgtataaaaaaactACATATACATTTAAACATGATTTCTGATATGATATTGAACGAAAAGAAAAAGTCAAAGAACAAATAATCGAAAAACCAAAggcgcaaaaaaaaaaaaaaaaacga includes:
- the LOC108200861 gene encoding protein MIS12 homolog isoform X2, yielding MEGSESEAIFDSLNLNPQLFLNEIFNRLDDLVDGAFHCFHQEASTGLKIEGTDRADELKKGVVYLQNRIHSALDRPLTMWEKYCLRHCFAVPLGFTLPANNESTGEVAMDVDVTDDTELDLQLNSLRKRLVLVGKESAELNRELRMLERQSSLSNQCSRSLDEAVQLCGQYFDLDMFEVIMTNCIEHHSVLAGS
- the LOC108200861 gene encoding protein MIS12 homolog isoform X1, with amino-acid sequence MEGSESEAIFDSLNLNPQLFLNEIFNRLDDLVDGAFHCFHQEASTGLKIEGTDRADELKKGVVYLQNRIHSALDRPLTMWEKYCLRHCFAVPLGFTLPANNESTGEVAMDVDVTDDTELDLQLNSLRKRLVLVGKESAELNRELRMLERQSSLSNQCSRSLDEAVQLCGQYFDLDMFEELKKTASQLRTKLEKLKTNRVEENDCIIMNRMHTSDGTLFGVNHGNGLANTTLEELQQLMNDV